A window of Vicinamibacterales bacterium contains these coding sequences:
- the rfaE1 gene encoding D-glycero-beta-D-manno-heptose-7-phosphate kinase: MTDLSPTRARAIVERFEPLTVLVVGDVMIDHFLIGQVERISPEAPIPVMAFDHEEYRVGGAANVANNVRSLGGRVSLVGAIGEDEPGQRLLSELRSTAIDATGIIVASDRPTTRKLRIVASRNKQVARIDFETERALAPKYAQELLAHQSEATAKADIIVVSDYLKGVITSELMTQALSASRARGVPILVDPKIPHLDFYTGCTLLTPNHHEASTATNSVIHTDTEAQQAARSLRSRLGCESVLITRGEHGLWLLDGSGSAAEPREKALPAVAREVSDVTGAGDTVIATLALGLAAGATLTEAAQLANQAAGLAVAKFGPATVSAEELLEACTNQ; the protein is encoded by the coding sequence GTGACCGATCTATCGCCTACCCGCGCACGTGCTATTGTCGAGCGGTTTGAGCCACTGACCGTCCTCGTCGTGGGCGATGTAATGATCGACCATTTCTTAATTGGTCAAGTTGAGCGCATCTCTCCCGAGGCGCCGATACCGGTGATGGCATTTGACCACGAGGAGTACCGGGTCGGTGGAGCGGCTAACGTTGCAAATAATGTCAGGTCACTAGGTGGCCGTGTATCGCTCGTTGGCGCCATCGGCGAAGACGAACCTGGTCAGCGGCTATTGTCCGAGCTTCGTTCCACTGCCATCGATGCCACAGGTATCATCGTTGCTTCCGATCGTCCAACCACCCGGAAGCTGCGTATCGTAGCCAGTCGAAATAAGCAGGTTGCGCGAATTGATTTCGAAACCGAGAGAGCACTGGCACCCAAATACGCTCAGGAGCTGCTCGCCCATCAGTCCGAAGCTACCGCGAAGGCCGACATCATAGTTGTGTCCGATTACCTAAAGGGCGTCATAACCTCGGAACTCATGACACAGGCACTGTCGGCGAGCCGTGCGCGAGGGGTTCCCATCCTGGTCGACCCGAAAATACCCCACCTCGACTTCTACACCGGATGCACACTATTGACACCGAATCATCACGAGGCTTCGACTGCAACTAACTCTGTCATTCACACCGACACGGAGGCACAACAGGCTGCACGTAGCCTTCGGTCAAGATTGGGATGTGAGAGCGTACTCATAACACGCGGCGAACATGGACTGTGGCTGTTGGACGGCTCTGGCAGTGCCGCGGAGCCACGAGAAAAAGCTTTGCCGGCCGTAGCACGCGAAGTTTCAGACGTCACCGGTGCAGGTGATACGGTAATCGCTACACTGGCGCTCGGACTTGCAGCTGGTGCAACGCTGACCGAGGCTGCACAACTGGCCAACCAGGCCGCCGGTCTCGCCGTGGCCAAGTTCGGTCCAGCAACCGTGTCGGCTGAAGAACTTCTTGAGGCATGCACAAATCAATAA
- the purH gene encoding bifunctional phosphoribosylaminoimidazolecarboxamide formyltransferase/IMP cyclohydrolase: MRALLSVSDKTGVVTLARSLLALGFELVSTGGTGQALRDAGLSFTSVGTVTGLPEMMDGRVKTLHPAVHAGILARRDREDDLEVLRRHAIETIDVVVVNLYPFANAAKSASTPFDHLIEEIDIGGPTLVRAAAKNFRDVLILIDPNDYDSAIRELSQPGGPSSDFRFGLAQKAFHHTAEYDRTISDTLERVRVSQSGFEREASKPELTVPSSLTVSLSKLKALRYGENPHQEAAWYSEQDEVGLSGAQVLQGKELSFTNLLDLDAATRLVLEFEEPAAAVLKHTTPCGVATAASIVEAYIAARETDPLSAFGGIVGLNRPIDVATATAITSTFIEGVVAPSVDSEAVGILSKKQAMRVLVVDLSSVREGRVGRRDVRSILGGWLLQCRDVVDEAAQPWNDGVSKPLLRVVTKRVPSDDEWRALRFAWRVCAHAKSNAVIFARGDRTVSLGAGQMSRVDAVNMAVLKAGEKLGGTVVASDGFFPFRDGLDAIAKAGATAVVQPGGSKRDAEVVAAADEHDIAMVMTGRRHFWH, from the coding sequence ATGCGGGCACTCCTGAGTGTGTCGGACAAAACTGGTGTTGTGACTTTGGCCCGTAGCCTTCTTGCTCTGGGGTTCGAGCTCGTTTCGACGGGTGGTACTGGCCAAGCGCTGCGCGATGCAGGTCTATCCTTCACATCTGTTGGGACCGTAACTGGGTTACCCGAGATGATGGACGGACGGGTGAAGACGTTACATCCCGCTGTGCATGCTGGGATCCTCGCACGTCGCGACCGGGAGGATGACCTGGAGGTGTTAAGACGGCATGCCATCGAAACGATTGATGTTGTGGTTGTGAATCTGTATCCCTTTGCTAATGCTGCCAAGAGTGCGAGCACCCCATTTGACCATCTCATCGAAGAGATCGACATTGGTGGGCCGACGTTGGTGCGGGCTGCTGCGAAGAACTTCCGTGATGTGCTGATCCTGATTGATCCAAACGATTACGATTCGGCAATTCGTGAGCTTAGTCAGCCGGGAGGGCCGAGTTCGGATTTCAGATTCGGTCTTGCACAGAAGGCCTTCCACCACACGGCAGAATACGATCGGACAATTTCTGACACTTTGGAGCGTGTTCGGGTTTCTCAATCGGGCTTTGAGCGTGAGGCATCGAAACCAGAATTAACGGTGCCGTCGTCTCTGACAGTATCGCTCTCTAAGCTCAAGGCGTTACGGTATGGCGAGAATCCGCATCAAGAGGCTGCTTGGTACAGCGAGCAGGACGAGGTGGGTCTCAGTGGCGCACAGGTGCTACAAGGGAAGGAGTTGTCCTTTACGAACCTCCTTGACCTCGATGCTGCCACACGGCTTGTGCTCGAGTTCGAGGAACCTGCGGCGGCTGTTCTGAAGCACACCACCCCGTGTGGCGTTGCCACGGCTGCCTCGATTGTTGAGGCATACATTGCGGCACGTGAGACCGACCCGCTTTCGGCGTTTGGTGGGATTGTCGGTTTGAACAGGCCGATAGACGTCGCAACTGCTACGGCCATCACCTCGACGTTTATTGAAGGCGTTGTGGCACCTAGTGTAGACAGTGAAGCGGTCGGGATTCTATCTAAAAAACAAGCGATGCGTGTCCTTGTGGTTGACCTTTCCTCCGTTCGGGAGGGCCGTGTTGGACGAAGGGATGTCAGGTCGATCCTTGGTGGTTGGCTCTTGCAATGTCGAGATGTCGTTGATGAAGCGGCTCAACCCTGGAACGATGGTGTTTCCAAGCCGTTGCTCCGCGTTGTTACCAAGCGGGTCCCTTCCGATGACGAGTGGCGTGCGCTGCGATTTGCTTGGAGGGTCTGCGCCCACGCAAAGTCGAACGCCGTCATTTTTGCACGCGGTGACCGGACTGTTTCACTCGGTGCGGGTCAGATGAGCCGAGTCGATGCTGTAAACATGGCGGTTCTTAAGGCTGGCGAGAAGCTCGGAGGCACAGTCGTCGCGTCGGATGGTTTCTTTCCATTCAGGGATGGTCTTGATGCAATCGCTAAGGCTGGTGCCACGGCAGTGGTGCAACCCGGCGGATCAAAGCGGGATGCTGAAGTCGTTGCGGCTGCGGACGAACATGACATCGCGATGGTGATGACTGGCCGGCGTCATTTCTGGCACTGA
- a CDS encoding cold-shock protein, which produces MRITGKVKWFNNSKGYGFIEQESGSDVFVHFSAIEGNGFKTLEEGQSVEFEIVDGPKGPQAGNVTAAS; this is translated from the coding sequence ATGCGCATCACAGGCAAGGTTAAGTGGTTCAATAACAGCAAGGGTTACGGTTTTATCGAGCAGGAATCGGGGAGTGATGTATTCGTTCACTTCTCAGCAATCGAAGGAAATGGCTTCAAGACCCTCGAAGAAGGTCAATCAGTCGAGTTTGAGATCGTCGACGGTCCCAAAGGACCACAGGCTGGAAATGTGACCGCCGCCAGCTGA
- the selA gene encoding L-seryl-tRNA(Sec) selenium transferase, which produces MSKSRIIPSIEQLLQRSGVQVLLQTYGRTATVKALRAAAEKLRTELEGPGSSNRVRVEVLEAAEHLESEAAMHLTRSFMSSLQPVINATGVIIHTNLGRAPLADSAVKAIATIAPHFTNLEYDVESGGRGQRDTHVQYWLRELTGAEAVVVVNNNAAATLLLLSALASGREVIVSRGELVEIGGGFRVPDVLAQSGAQLREIGTTNRTRADDYAAAINDRTGLLLRVHPSNFRIEGFAERPSLESLVGVGQRFGVPVVEDLGSGYLVSHDELPAEPTVRASVEAGVDVICFSGDKLLGGPQAGVIVGRDQLLQRVRTHPLMRAVRADKLTYAAMDATLREYAFGRTPDTVPVIRMIKAQQDEIERRARVAAAAIATSTIEVQIIDGVSTIGGGSAPGSELSTRLLAMKSSTIQPKDLAATLRRLTPPVIGRIEQGQVVLDLRTVLPEQDEMLARALGSLTA; this is translated from the coding sequence ATGTCGAAGTCACGAATAATTCCATCGATCGAACAACTACTTCAGCGTAGCGGCGTGCAGGTACTACTGCAAACATACGGCCGAACCGCCACGGTCAAAGCGCTGAGGGCAGCTGCTGAGAAACTGCGCACTGAACTCGAAGGTCCAGGCTCATCCAACAGAGTTAGGGTTGAGGTATTAGAAGCTGCGGAGCACCTTGAATCCGAGGCAGCGATGCACCTGACTCGTAGTTTTATGTCATCGCTGCAACCGGTCATCAACGCCACCGGTGTAATTATTCATACGAATCTCGGTCGAGCACCACTTGCGGACTCAGCGGTTAAGGCGATTGCCACCATTGCGCCACACTTCACGAATTTAGAGTATGACGTCGAAAGCGGTGGCCGCGGTCAACGGGATACGCACGTTCAATACTGGCTTCGCGAGCTCACTGGTGCTGAGGCCGTCGTAGTCGTTAACAATAACGCCGCAGCAACACTACTATTACTAAGCGCGCTGGCCTCAGGACGTGAGGTCATCGTGTCGCGTGGTGAGTTAGTGGAGATCGGTGGTGGGTTTCGCGTTCCTGACGTACTCGCGCAGTCCGGTGCCCAGCTGCGGGAAATTGGGACTACGAATCGCACCCGCGCGGACGATTATGCAGCAGCGATTAATGACCGTACCGGTCTCTTGCTGCGGGTGCATCCTTCAAACTTCCGGATCGAAGGCTTCGCAGAGCGTCCGTCGCTTGAGTCGCTGGTCGGAGTTGGCCAACGCTTCGGCGTGCCAGTGGTCGAAGATCTCGGAAGTGGTTATCTAGTGAGTCACGACGAATTGCCGGCAGAACCAACAGTCCGGGCGAGTGTCGAGGCAGGAGTTGACGTCATCTGTTTCAGTGGGGACAAGCTGCTCGGTGGTCCCCAAGCGGGCGTCATCGTTGGTCGCGACCAGCTACTTCAAAGGGTTCGCACTCATCCGCTTATGCGAGCGGTGCGTGCCGACAAGCTGACCTATGCCGCCATGGACGCTACGCTACGAGAGTATGCCTTCGGACGGACTCCAGATACGGTTCCGGTAATTCGCATGATCAAGGCACAGCAGGATGAGATTGAACGACGGGCACGAGTTGCGGCCGCCGCTATTGCCACATCAACCATCGAAGTACAGATTATCGATGGCGTCTCCACGATTGGCGGCGGGAGCGCTCCGGGCAGCGAACTATCGACCCGTTTACTGGCAATGAAATCATCAACGATTCAGCCCAAAGATCTCGCGGCCACGTTAAGGCGCCTCACGCCGCCCGTCATTGGACGGATTGAGCAAGGCCAAGTTGTACTAGACCTTCGGACTGTTCTGCCCGAGCAGGATGAGATGCTCGCTAGAGCACTCGGCAGCCTAACAGCATAA
- a CDS encoding FAD:protein FMN transferase, whose product MSSPFYFRTLALFIVLAVGAACASPSTGPSMYELHGSAMGTSFVVKIVSNENKSESQVALQELVQAELALVDGLMSHYRPDSELSRFNRHAQTTPFVVSDETFAVLAEAARISDWTNGAFDITVGPLVEAWGFGVAPVDAPPSDALIEELRERLGFARLRLDPEARTVQKNAPRLEGDLSAIAKGYAVDRVAEALESAGFSRYMVEVGGEVRTAGYNQAEAPWQIAIERPDAGVRLLQTTVPLTNASMATSGDYRNFYEWKGERFSHTIDPRTGRPVNHALASVTVVSRMCMTADALATALLVLGPEDGYRFAVANDVASLMVVRQPDGSGFEYRSTPAFERVLSGGGVE is encoded by the coding sequence ATGTCTTCTCCGTTTTATTTCCGCACACTCGCGCTGTTTATCGTCCTTGCGGTCGGGGCGGCATGCGCCTCTCCTTCGACCGGTCCATCGATGTATGAACTCCATGGTTCGGCGATGGGGACATCGTTTGTAGTCAAGATTGTCAGTAACGAAAACAAATCTGAATCACAAGTGGCGCTTCAAGAACTTGTTCAGGCTGAATTAGCGCTCGTTGATGGTCTGATGTCTCATTACCGTCCAGACTCGGAACTGTCTCGGTTCAACCGCCACGCACAGACAACTCCATTCGTTGTGTCTGACGAGACGTTTGCAGTGCTGGCCGAGGCGGCTCGGATCAGTGACTGGACTAACGGGGCGTTTGACATCACTGTAGGTCCACTGGTTGAGGCTTGGGGGTTTGGCGTGGCACCAGTAGATGCGCCGCCCTCCGATGCTCTGATTGAGGAATTAAGGGAGAGGTTAGGATTTGCGAGGCTACGGCTGGACCCTGAAGCTCGCACCGTGCAGAAGAACGCGCCCAGGTTAGAAGGCGATCTGTCCGCCATAGCGAAGGGTTATGCGGTAGACCGCGTTGCCGAAGCCTTGGAATCTGCTGGGTTCTCCCGATATATGGTCGAGGTTGGTGGCGAGGTACGGACCGCTGGTTATAACCAGGCTGAGGCGCCCTGGCAGATCGCTATTGAGCGACCTGATGCCGGTGTGAGACTACTACAGACTACTGTACCGCTTACCAATGCATCCATGGCTACATCCGGAGACTATCGAAACTTTTATGAGTGGAAAGGTGAACGGTTCTCTCACACAATTGATCCCCGCACGGGGCGTCCCGTGAACCATGCATTAGCATCGGTTACGGTTGTGAGCCGCATGTGTATGACCGCCGACGCACTCGCGACAGCACTGTTAGTTTTAGGGCCAGAGGACGGTTACCGATTTGCGGTCGCAAATGATGTAGCGTCGCTCATGGTGGTGAGGCAGCCCGACGGTAGTGGTTTCGAATATCGCTCTACACCAGCTTTCGAGCGCGTACTAAGCGGTGGAGGTGTAGAATAG
- the nqrF gene encoding NADH:ubiquinone reductase (Na(+)-transporting) subunit F: MVEVGLGVLMFTLVIVSLVVVLMVARRQLVAAGEVTIVINDDSAKALRTTAGRTLLDTLSSNKLFVPSACGGKGSCGVCTVKVIDGGGAMLPTERSHISRGEARVGTRLSCQVKVKQDMKIEVPAELFDVRRWHCKVRSNDNVATFIKELVLELPAGEEVPFRAGGYIQIDCPQCTVHYKDFYVSEEYRPDWDRFDIWRYTSTVDELTVRAYSMANYPEEKGIIMLNVRVATPPPRGPEGIPPGKMSSYLFSLKPGDEVVISGPFGEFFAKDTQAEMVFIGGGAGMAPMRAHLFDQFYRLHTTRKVSFWYGARSLREAFYIDHFDTLEREFDSFGWHLALSEPLPEDQWTGKTGFIHQVLYDNYLKDHLAPEDIEYYLCGPPLMLKACMNMLDGLGVEPDNILFDDFG, encoded by the coding sequence ATGGTCGAGGTTGGCTTGGGCGTGCTCATGTTCACGTTGGTCATTGTGTCTCTGGTTGTGGTGTTGATGGTGGCACGCCGGCAACTAGTGGCAGCCGGTGAGGTGACCATTGTCATTAATGATGACTCAGCGAAGGCACTTCGGACTACGGCCGGAAGAACGCTACTCGACACGCTGTCATCGAACAAGCTCTTCGTTCCCTCTGCGTGCGGTGGGAAAGGTAGTTGTGGTGTTTGCACGGTGAAGGTTATCGACGGCGGTGGTGCAATGCTTCCGACTGAGCGCAGCCACATTTCACGTGGCGAGGCGCGTGTCGGCACGCGCTTGTCGTGCCAGGTGAAGGTCAAGCAGGATATGAAGATCGAAGTACCTGCTGAGTTGTTCGATGTTCGGCGCTGGCACTGCAAGGTTCGTTCCAACGACAACGTCGCGACCTTCATAAAGGAGTTAGTGTTGGAGTTACCGGCCGGGGAAGAGGTGCCGTTTCGGGCCGGTGGTTATATCCAGATCGACTGCCCGCAGTGTACCGTTCACTACAAGGATTTTTATGTCAGTGAAGAATATCGACCTGATTGGGATCGCTTCGACATCTGGCGTTACACGTCGACTGTGGACGAGCTCACGGTGCGAGCCTATTCAATGGCGAATTACCCTGAGGAGAAGGGCATCATCATGCTTAATGTCAGGGTCGCCACACCGCCGCCACGTGGACCCGAGGGCATTCCACCGGGGAAAATGAGTTCCTACCTGTTCAGCCTCAAACCTGGAGATGAAGTTGTTATCTCTGGCCCGTTTGGTGAGTTTTTTGCCAAAGACACTCAGGCGGAGATGGTTTTCATTGGTGGTGGCGCTGGGATGGCGCCGATGCGGGCCCACCTGTTTGATCAGTTCTATCGGTTGCACACGACGCGTAAGGTATCTTTCTGGTACGGTGCGCGTAGCTTGCGTGAGGCGTTCTACATTGACCATTTTGACACGCTCGAACGCGAGTTTGACAGTTTTGGGTGGCACTTGGCTTTATCGGAGCCACTCCCGGAGGATCAGTGGACTGGTAAGACTGGGTTCATTCATCAGGTGCTGTACGACAACTACTTGAAAGACCATCTGGCGCCAGAGGACATTGAGTACTATTTGTGCGGCCCACCACTGATGTTAAAGGCCTGCATGAACATGCTTGATGGACTCGGCGTTGAACCTGACAATATTCTATTTGATGACTTCGGCTAG
- the nqrE gene encoding NADH:ubiquinone reductase (Na(+)-transporting) subunit E — protein sequence MLETYLSLAVKAIFVENMALAFFLGMCSFIAVSRKVDTAIGLGVAVIFVLSVTVPMNNLIYRNLLSDGALGWITPAFEDYDLSFLGYLTYIGTIAAMVQIVEMTLDRFVPKLHAALGVFLPLIAVNCAILGASLLMVQRNYGLAESAVYGFGSGVGWALAIIALAGIRERLRYSNVPAGLRGLGITFILTGLMAIGFMAFGGVQL from the coding sequence ATGCTGGAAACCTATTTGAGTTTGGCGGTTAAAGCAATCTTCGTCGAGAACATGGCTCTAGCATTTTTCTTGGGCATGTGTTCGTTCATTGCTGTGTCTCGGAAAGTGGACACCGCGATTGGTCTTGGCGTTGCGGTTATCTTCGTGCTGAGTGTCACGGTGCCAATGAATAATCTGATCTATCGGAATCTGTTGAGCGACGGTGCTCTGGGTTGGATCACGCCGGCGTTCGAAGATTATGATCTGTCGTTCCTCGGTTACCTGACCTATATCGGGACCATTGCTGCGATGGTCCAGATTGTGGAGATGACGCTTGATCGCTTCGTGCCGAAATTACACGCTGCGCTTGGGGTGTTTCTCCCTCTGATTGCAGTGAACTGTGCGATTCTTGGTGCGTCATTGTTAATGGTGCAACGGAACTATGGGCTAGCGGAGAGTGCGGTGTATGGATTTGGCTCCGGTGTTGGCTGGGCACTCGCGATCATCGCCCTGGCCGGAATCCGTGAGCGCCTGCGCTATAGCAATGTACCAGCTGGACTGCGCGGGTTGGGGATTACGTTCATTCTGACGGGGCTCATGGCGATTGGCTTCATGGCGTTTGGTGGCGTGCAGTTATAG
- a CDS encoding NADH:ubiquinone reductase (Na(+)-transporting) subunit D: MPVNTKKVLTDPLFNNNPIALQVLGICSALAVTTQMDTAAVMSIAVIAVTALSSLFVSMLRNQIPTNIRIIVQLTIIASLVIMTDQILKAYVFEISKQLTVFVGLIITNCIIMGRAEAYAMQNPPALSLIDGIGNGLGYGFILMATAFVRELLGAGSLFNVQVLPVVAEGGWYTPNGLMTLSPSAFFIIGGLIWALRAWKPEQNEAE, translated from the coding sequence ATGCCTGTGAATACCAAGAAGGTGCTCACGGACCCGCTATTTAACAATAACCCGATCGCCTTGCAGGTACTCGGGATTTGTTCGGCCTTGGCGGTGACGACCCAGATGGATACCGCTGCTGTGATGAGCATTGCGGTTATCGCGGTAACGGCGCTATCTAGCCTGTTCGTCAGCATGCTACGGAATCAGATTCCGACGAACATTCGGATCATTGTCCAGTTAACAATCATTGCCTCGCTGGTCATCATGACTGACCAGATATTGAAGGCATATGTTTTCGAGATTTCGAAGCAATTGACTGTCTTTGTTGGTTTGATAATTACGAACTGCATCATTATGGGACGCGCTGAGGCCTACGCGATGCAGAACCCCCCGGCTCTCAGCTTAATCGATGGTATTGGGAACGGTTTGGGCTACGGGTTCATTCTCATGGCCACCGCATTTGTCCGTGAACTCTTAGGTGCTGGGTCGTTATTCAACGTGCAAGTGCTACCGGTTGTGGCTGAAGGAGGTTGGTATACCCCGAACGGCCTAATGACGCTCTCGCCGAGCGCTTTCTTTATCATCGGCGGGCTTATCTGGGCGCTGCGTGCCTGGAAGCCTGAACAAAACGAGGCGGAGTGA